In Limnohabitans sp. INBF002, one genomic interval encodes:
- a CDS encoding nuclear transport factor 2 family protein, which yields MPFQLTQPDSPEAALQRVVHFFEHLQPGDVARAGQLYTADAQFKDPFNEVQGISAIARIFTHMFEALEAPRFVITQQVQNGAQCFVTWDFFFSAPRMDNGAIQTIRGATHFVLREEAGVWRVAVHRDYWDAAEELYEKLPVVGSVMRWLKKRANS from the coding sequence ATGCCATTTCAACTGACCCAGCCTGACAGCCCCGAAGCTGCACTACAACGCGTGGTGCATTTTTTTGAACACCTGCAACCTGGCGACGTGGCGCGTGCGGGGCAGCTCTACACCGCAGACGCGCAGTTCAAAGATCCCTTCAATGAGGTGCAAGGCATCTCAGCGATTGCGCGCATCTTTACCCACATGTTTGAAGCGCTAGAAGCACCACGCTTTGTGATTACCCAGCAAGTACAAAACGGTGCGCAATGTTTTGTCACTTGGGATTTTTTCTTCTCTGCGCCACGCATGGACAACGGCGCAATACAAACCATTCGCGGCGCAACCCACTTTGTGTTGCGTGAAGAAGCCGGCGTGTGGCGCGTGGCCGTGCACCGCGACTATTGGGATGCAGCAGAAGAGCTGTACGAGAAGCTGCCCGTGGTGGGCAGCGTGATGCGTTGGTTGAAAAAACGCGCCAACAGCTAA
- a CDS encoding glutathione S-transferase N-terminal domain-containing protein, protein MKLIGAITSPYVRKVRIVMAEKKLDYQFVTEDVWAADTNITASNPLGKVPCLIMEGGEALFDSRVIVEYVDTLSPVGKLIPGSGRERAEVKTWEALADGLLDAAILARLEATWPGRKEGERSQAWIERQMKKIDDSLIAMDRALAERSNCVGIHLSLADIAVGAALGYLDFRFAHIDWRGQHPNLAALYERLAQRPSFKDTAPV, encoded by the coding sequence ATGAAACTGATTGGTGCAATTACCAGCCCCTATGTGCGCAAAGTGCGCATCGTCATGGCCGAGAAGAAACTGGACTACCAGTTTGTGACCGAAGACGTCTGGGCTGCAGATACCAACATCACGGCATCCAACCCTTTGGGCAAGGTGCCTTGCCTCATCATGGAAGGCGGCGAGGCGCTGTTTGACTCGCGCGTCATCGTTGAATATGTGGACACCCTGTCACCCGTGGGCAAGCTCATTCCTGGCAGTGGCCGCGAACGCGCCGAAGTAAAAACTTGGGAGGCTTTGGCTGATGGCTTGTTGGACGCGGCCATTCTTGCCCGTCTGGAAGCCACTTGGCCTGGTCGCAAAGAGGGGGAGCGCAGCCAAGCGTGGATTGAGCGTCAAATGAAAAAGATTGACGACAGCTTGATTGCGATGGATCGTGCTTTGGCCGAGCGCAGCAACTGCGTGGGCATTCACCTGAGCTTGGCGGACATTGCGGTGGGCGCAGCCTTGGGCTACTTGGATTTCCGTTTCGCGCACATTGATTGGCGTGGTCAGCACCCCAATCTGGCTGCTTTGTATGAGCGTTTGGCACAACGCCCAAGCTTCAAAGACACAGCGCCGGTTTGA
- the purB gene encoding adenylosuccinate lyase, protein MSNTTRTPQAISQVTALSPLDGRYAGKVAALRPLMSEQGYMHRRVQVEIAWFIALSDAGFAEFKPLSAASRDYLISLVTNFSTEDALAIKDEEKVTNHDVKAVEYWIKKKFKGHAELEAAAEFVHFACTSEDINNTSHALQLQAGRDEVILPGLDGLIAKLREMAHAYADVPMLSRTHGQTASPTTVGKEVANVVMRLRQVRERIAGVHIMAKMNGAVGNYNAHMSAWPDFDWEAFSRKVVETPAPLGLGLTFQPYSIQIEHHDYMAELFDAVARANTILIDWSRDVWGYVSLGYFKQRLKAGEIGSSTMPHKVNPIDFENAEGNLGLANAVLKHLSEKLPISRWQRDLTDSTVLRNMGVALGYTALAYQSMMVGLNKLELNEEALAADLDAAWEVLAEPIQTVMRRYGVQGAYEQLKEVTRGKTVTAEALHGLIASLQIPQADIDRLLAMTPGSYVGKAAELARRV, encoded by the coding sequence ATGAGCAATACAACCCGCACCCCCCAAGCTATTTCCCAAGTCACCGCCCTGTCGCCCCTGGATGGCCGCTACGCCGGCAAAGTCGCCGCCCTGCGCCCCCTGATGAGCGAGCAAGGCTATATGCACCGCCGCGTGCAAGTGGAGATTGCGTGGTTCATCGCCTTGAGCGATGCGGGCTTTGCGGAATTCAAACCCTTGAGCGCTGCTTCTCGCGACTATCTCATCAGTTTGGTCACCAACTTCAGCACCGAAGACGCGCTGGCTATCAAAGACGAAGAGAAGGTCACCAACCACGACGTGAAGGCCGTGGAATATTGGATCAAAAAGAAATTCAAAGGCCATGCAGAACTCGAAGCGGCTGCTGAGTTTGTGCACTTTGCTTGCACCAGCGAAGATATCAACAACACCAGCCACGCGCTGCAATTGCAGGCGGGCCGCGATGAAGTCATCTTGCCTGGCCTCGATGGCCTGATTGCCAAGCTGCGCGAGATGGCCCACGCCTACGCCGACGTGCCCATGCTCAGCCGCACGCACGGCCAAACCGCCAGCCCCACCACCGTGGGCAAAGAAGTGGCCAACGTGGTGATGCGCCTGCGCCAAGTGCGCGAGCGCATTGCGGGCGTGCACATCATGGCCAAGATGAATGGCGCCGTAGGCAACTACAACGCCCACATGAGCGCTTGGCCCGACTTCGACTGGGAAGCCTTCAGCCGCAAAGTGGTGGAAACACCTGCGCCGTTGGGCCTCGGTCTGACCTTCCAACCCTACAGCATTCAAATCGAACACCACGACTACATGGCCGAGTTATTCGACGCCGTGGCGCGTGCCAACACCATCCTGATTGACTGGTCGCGCGACGTGTGGGGTTATGTGTCTTTGGGCTACTTCAAACAACGTTTGAAAGCGGGCGAGATTGGCTCGTCCACCATGCCGCACAAAGTCAACCCGATTGACTTTGAAAACGCCGAAGGCAATTTGGGTTTGGCCAACGCCGTGCTCAAACACCTGAGCGAAAAGCTCCCCATCAGCCGCTGGCAACGTGACCTGACCGACTCCACCGTGTTGCGCAACATGGGCGTGGCCTTGGGCTACACCGCCTTGGCGTACCAATCGATGATGGTGGGCCTGAACAAACTCGAACTCAACGAAGAAGCCTTGGCTGCTGACCTCGATGCCGCTTGGGAAGTGTTGGCCGAGCCCATCCAAACCGTCATGCGTCGCTACGGTGTGCAAGGCGCTTACGAGCAGCTCAAAGAAGTCACGCGTGGCAAAACCGTCACGGCGGAAGCATTGCATGGTTTGATTGCCTCTTTGCAAATTCCACAAGCAGACATTGACCGTTTGTTGGCCATGACGCCCGGCAGCTACGTGGGCAAAGCCGCCGAACTGGCGCGTCGCGTTTAA